The following coding sequences lie in one Cotesia glomerata isolate CgM1 linkage group LG5, MPM_Cglom_v2.3, whole genome shotgun sequence genomic window:
- the LOC123266064 gene encoding uncharacterized protein LOC123266064, whose translation MLTANKFTLFKLLFLFIYVRLSLQEERSCQIPEVIRGAWFSWENRNVRTVIDAESMSGRGQCILMKKNEISNHTFVFKKHTCYHCVQLVTRTLNILDKTELECIELPESVEPTIENICQGMDRRQQITLFSEFPRPVNCRSSLEGVWQFAYQNRFRFTGECNHEDAEIRSCQTAGSQFMISNQKFNITYKKCDNMNGTMDAVVEYSCLGDWFVNKNHYFAVVNTKETRIEEKYRCFLKNRDDEKYIGMSLTPECNTLSAIDDSPIRLHITQKKSEVVEPRCKLAQNMTGPWINLDYKEANVVINDTHIEETWYPDTGRERKTIYVCMQKRDTRVMMARLDTFGCQKDYICYDFIPRHHNIIRYRRSIAVIQDDFSVACSWRQFQNQIKWKYSLLVAKDPIPIRCPIAGKFQFTQRGDHLFETRILGGVTVAPRPELYCQENISDFSNCDFRQREINIKKDYCLTLDWKGRPVDIYSDPDYKLQCVGYFLENIKSYLITYDVLDPASVYRCWVYQRTGLNRIIMSQAAGPVCSLDQTAKSYNWTEGAALAIDMTEYERERDECPLFFDTGAYPWATTENNIIVFKFNSNSACTSKIIFSVFILNLVFIYLGNF comes from the exons ATGTTGACTGCTAATAAATTTAcgttgtttaaattattatttttgtttatttatg TTCGTTTGTCTCTCCAAGAAGAAAGATCTTGTCAGATTCCTGAAGTTATTAGAGGCGCTTGGTTTTCATGGGAAAATAGAAATGTAAGGACAGTCATCGATGCTGAATCAATGTCAGGTCGCGGACAGtgtattttaatgaaaaaaaatgaaatatcaaATCATAcatttgtgtttaaaaaacACACATGTTATCATTGTGTTCAACTTGTTACAAGaacgttaaatattttagataaaaCTGAAT tGGAATGCATAGAATTACCTGAAAGTGTGGAACCGACAATTGAAAACATATGCCAAGGAATGGACAGAAGACaacaaattacattattttctGAGTTTCCGAGACCTGTTAACTGTAGATCATCTCTGGAGGGAGTATGGCAATTCGCTTATCAg AACCGTTTCAGATTTACGGGAGAGTGTAATCATGAAGATGCTGAAATAAGATCATGTCAAACAGCAGGATCTCAATTTATGATAagtaaccaaaaatttaatataacatataaaaaatgtgataATATGAATGGAACAATGGATGCAG TGGTCGAGTACAGTTGTTTGGGTGATTggtttgtcaataaaaatcattacttCGCCGTAGTCAATACAAAAGAGACCCGCATAGAAGAAAAATATCGATGCTTCTTGAAGAATCGTGATGACGAAAAATATATTGGAATGTCATTAACTCCCGAGTGTAACACTTTAAGTGCAATAGACGACAGTCCAATACGATTGCACATCactcaaaaaaaatctgaagttGTTGAACCTAGATGTAAACTCGCGCAAAATATGACAGGGCCTTGGATAAATTTGGATTATAAAGAAGCTAATGTGGTTATTAATGATACACATATTGAAGAAACATGGTATCCCGATACAGGACGTGAACGAAAAACGATTTATGTTTGTATGCAAAAACGTGATACAAGAGTAATGATGGCTCGTCTTGATACTTTTGGatg tCAAAAAGATTATATTTGTTACGATTTTATACCACGGCATCATAATATTATAAGATATAGGAGAAGTATTGCTGTTATTCAAGATGACTTTTCAGTAGCTTGTTCATGGAGGCAGTttcaaaatcaaattaaatggAAGTACAGTTTGCTTGTcg caAAAGATCCTATTCCGATAAGATGCCCAATCGCaggaaaatttcaatttacacAAAGAGGAGATCATTTATTTGAGACACGAATTTTAGGCGGTGTTACGGTAGCACCGAGACCAGAGCTTTATTGTCAGGAGAATATATCCGACTTTTCAAATTGTGATTTCAGACAaagagaaataaatattaaaaaagactATTGTTTAACATTAGATTGGAAAGGACGACCAGTTGACATTTaca gTGATCCTGATTATAAATTGCAATGTGTTggttattttttggaaaatattaaGTCGTATTTGATAACATACGACGTACTAGACCCAGCGAGTGTTTATCGATGCTGGGTGTATCAAAGAACTGGCCTCAACAGAATAATTATGTCTCAAGCTGCTGGTCCCGTTTGTAGTCTAGATCAGACAGCAAAAAGCTACAATTGGACTGAAGGAGCCGCTTTAGCGATTGATATGacg gAATATGAGCGTGAACGAGACGAATGtccattattttttgacaCCGGCGCATATCCTTGGGCAACTACGGAAAATAAcataatagtttttaaattcaattcaaattCTGCTTGTACgagcaaaattattttctcagtattcattttaaatttagtttttatttatttgggtAATTTTTAG
- the LOC123265401 gene encoding uncharacterized protein LOC123265401 isoform X2, giving the protein MAELRSLDAADCPECSGPPPMFRLPPPPRPPFLKEGTFCSEAPLAELEDCGNIPLIDVSYHNIPSLQSTALIVTCAIVLLLTTTTVFVVFWNYMTFKLSLDRYKPHDLQHEPFLLSDIKEPSRPRFLARPCFNIFGLSRVWQCLPTCCQTLEGPAASLIHAPLKETNDSRRAFVNQQPHPHQYRHYAVQHTDTAAMRTVNLQSDLTANHERFHYNCRSVSNNPHINNPRENNPQIKSPGRPSANSEHVMMLLSVAAQLTNKKPRFL; this is encoded by the exons ATGGCTGAATTAAGGTCACTGGACGCGGCTGACTGTCCAGAATGTTCAGGGCCTCCACCGATGTTCCGATTACCACCCCCGCCTCGGCCGCCCTTTCTTAAAGAGGGAACATTTTGTTCGGAGGCTCCATTAGCGGAGTTGGAGGATTGCGGTAATATTCCT cTCATTGATGTATCGTATCATAATATTCCATCGTTACAAAGCACAGCATTGATAGTAACATGCGCGATTGTTTTGCTTTTAACAACAACAACTGTTTTCGTCGTATTCTGGAA ttacaTGACATTCAAATTATCACTAGATCGTTATAAGCCTCACGATCTTCAGCATGAACCGTTTCTTTTAAGCGACATCAAAGAGCCCTCTCGACCAAG GTTTTTGGCACGTCCTTGCTTCAATATATTCGGACTGTCACGCGTATGGCAATGTTTGCCGACTTGCTGTCAAACATTGGAAGGTCCAGCAGCTAGTCTTATTCACGCGCCACTGAAAGAAACCAATGACTCAAGAAGAGCATTTGTCAATCAGCAGCCTCATCCTCATCAGTATCGTCATTATGCAGTTCAACACACAGATACTGCAGCAATGCGCACAGTTAATTTACAATCTGATTTAACTGCTAACCACGAACGATTCCACTACAATTGCCGGTCAGTAAGCAACAATCCCCACATTAATAATCCAAGAGAAAATAACCCTCAGATTAAATCACCCGGAAGACCATCAGCCAACAGTGAACATGTTATGATGCTTTTAAGCGTTGCAGcacaattaacaaataaaaaaccacgttttctgtaa
- the LOC123265401 gene encoding uncharacterized protein LOC123265401 isoform X1 — protein MLGMLMWQSDVMMIEFLSSLRRNMAELRSLDAADCPECSGPPPMFRLPPPPRPPFLKEGTFCSEAPLAELEDCGNIPLIDVSYHNIPSLQSTALIVTCAIVLLLTTTTVFVVFWNYMTFKLSLDRYKPHDLQHEPFLLSDIKEPSRPRFLARPCFNIFGLSRVWQCLPTCCQTLEGPAASLIHAPLKETNDSRRAFVNQQPHPHQYRHYAVQHTDTAAMRTVNLQSDLTANHERFHYNCRSVSNNPHINNPRENNPQIKSPGRPSANSEHVMMLLSVAAQLTNKKPRFL, from the exons ATGCTCGGCATGTTAATGTGGCAATCCGATGTGATGATGATAGAATTTTTAAG CTCATTAAGAAGAAATATGGCTGAATTAAGGTCACTGGACGCGGCTGACTGTCCAGAATGTTCAGGGCCTCCACCGATGTTCCGATTACCACCCCCGCCTCGGCCGCCCTTTCTTAAAGAGGGAACATTTTGTTCGGAGGCTCCATTAGCGGAGTTGGAGGATTGCGGTAATATTCCT cTCATTGATGTATCGTATCATAATATTCCATCGTTACAAAGCACAGCATTGATAGTAACATGCGCGATTGTTTTGCTTTTAACAACAACAACTGTTTTCGTCGTATTCTGGAA ttacaTGACATTCAAATTATCACTAGATCGTTATAAGCCTCACGATCTTCAGCATGAACCGTTTCTTTTAAGCGACATCAAAGAGCCCTCTCGACCAAG GTTTTTGGCACGTCCTTGCTTCAATATATTCGGACTGTCACGCGTATGGCAATGTTTGCCGACTTGCTGTCAAACATTGGAAGGTCCAGCAGCTAGTCTTATTCACGCGCCACTGAAAGAAACCAATGACTCAAGAAGAGCATTTGTCAATCAGCAGCCTCATCCTCATCAGTATCGTCATTATGCAGTTCAACACACAGATACTGCAGCAATGCGCACAGTTAATTTACAATCTGATTTAACTGCTAACCACGAACGATTCCACTACAATTGCCGGTCAGTAAGCAACAATCCCCACATTAATAATCCAAGAGAAAATAACCCTCAGATTAAATCACCCGGAAGACCATCAGCCAACAGTGAACATGTTATGATGCTTTTAAGCGTTGCAGcacaattaacaaataaaaaaccacgttttctgtaa
- the LOC123265277 gene encoding uncharacterized protein LOC123265277 encodes MFTIEEIFNWVGSNPAQKNIKDAERIIAAGHLLKCGKNIESINSDVVTFSALCLQTSHLKEKPHEIEGSVSKSGKILSLKCSCKAGKGTQCKHVVAALLYCYRKGNQLDVLSATDKKCEWKNKQEKIVKEYNSTPILQHACFSKVKRKYVSSQNVTEDPVAANNSSSQQDADEDLDDVYEGEVYEEVVSTSVIKRKSPGWIDVKKLTEDEKRLIVEKVRTRLKDSAFSKHYIGRHESVVVERNPEVDVTDLEKQQFKMIFTLQRSELLENIRSLKIADLKECCVETVKMLNCNCEEVCVKTKLYYSEWHKERRFRITGSTCYQLYTYTSNRNPDWQKKCDSFFSPKNFRSEYTDYGKKTEGEARECFRKATNKIIVETGLIICQQNPWLAYSPDGVIFKDGQPSELLEIKCPFQGKSKDIDTVLNSVVGKFLIRDGENLSLKKRHEYYGQVQLGMAVVNVQKTSFVIYSSFDKRACIMTVNFDSVFVEKMLSALKNAYYQRMLHFICTMKDSENNN; translated from the exons atgtttactatCGAGGAAATATTTAACTGGGTCGGATCAAATCCAGCTCAGAAGAATATTAAAGATGCCGAGAGAATAATAGCAGCGGGTCATTTACTAAAATgtggtaaaaatattgaaagtaTAAACAGTGATGTTGTGACTTTTTCGGCATTGTGTTTACAAACATCTCATCTGAAAGAAAAACCTCACGAAATTGAGGGATCAGTTTCAAAatctggaaaaattttaagtctaAAATGTTCATGCAAGGCTGGCAAAGGAACACAATGCAAACATGTAGTAGCTGCTTTATTATATTGTTACCG gaaAGGAAATCAACTAGATGTTTTATCTGcgactgataaaaaatgtgaatggAAAAATaagcaagaaaaaattgttaaagaaTACAATTCAACACCAATTCTCCAACATGCTTGTTTTTCAAAGGTAAAACGTAAATATGTAAGTAGCCAAAATGTAACAGAAGACCCGGTAGCTGCGAATAATTCTTCAAGTCAGCAAGATGCTGATGAAGATCTTGATGATGTTTACGAAGGTGAAGTCTATGAAGAAGTTGTTTCTACGAGTGTTATAAAACGCAAGTCTCCAGGATGGATCGACGTAAAAAAGCTTACTGAAGATGAAAAAAGGCTCATAGTTGAAAAAGTTCGGACTAGATTGAAAGACTCGGCGTTTTCTAAgcatta CATTGGAAGGCATGAGTCTGTTGTGGTTGAGCGTAATCCAGAAGTTGACGTTACAGATTTAGAAAAGcaacaatttaaaatgatatttacgTTACAACGAAGCGAATTGTTGGAGAATATCCGAAGTTTAAAAATTGCTGATTTAAAGGAGTGTTGTGTTGAAACTGtcaaaatgttaaattgcaattGTGAAGAAGTTTgtgtaaaaacaaaattatattactcCGAGTGGCATAAAGAGAGAAGATTTCGAATAACTGGATCAACTTGTTATCAGTTATATACTTACACATCAAATAGGAATCCTGATTGGCAGAAAAAATGTGATTCTTTTTTCTCTCCAAAAAACTTTCGAAGTGAATACACAGATTATGGGAAAAAAACTGAAGGGGAAGCTCGGGAATGTTTTAGAAAAGCtaccaataaaattatagttgAAACAGGATTGATAATATGTCAACAAAATCCGTGGCTGGCATACTCTCCTGATGGTGTGATTTTCAAAGATGGACAGCCGTCAGAATTATTGGAAATTAAATGTCCTTTCCAAGGCAAATCCAAAGATATCGATACTGTTCTTAATTCTGTGGtagggaaatttttaattcgagATGGTGAAAACTTAAGCTTGAAGAAAAGACATGAGTATTATGGACAAGTGCAATTAGGAATGGCTGTTGTCAATGTTCAAAAAACGTCATTTGTGATATATTCATCGTTTGACAAACGAGCTTGCATTATGACTGTTAATTTTGATAGtgtatttgttgaaaaaatgttGTCAGCTTTAAAAAACGCATATTATCAGAGAATGCTACATTTTATTTGTACAATGAAAGattctgaaaataataactaa
- the LOC123265278 gene encoding uncharacterized protein LOC123265278, whose product MELIKLNPRSKNKSRVYCAVNGCGSKSHENLEISFHAVPKPGSSFVYVENYFGVKEKIDRFKAWQRALKLKDTNRHMRVCSLHFKRSDFILPDIITKKMTLKKTCVPSCNLPTSSKLSAQAEKIKEARHQRRLNRSSKKKADKKHTNISEDCNVENLDSILPDKSGEDLLSNDNVDVPSEKSCIDFGVQVETVFIKPSFLDFINTEENLQTATGIQSYEILDLIVELVNDNYGRCLYNSKMSLKDKIVMTYVKLKQNLSYSFLAIIFNNCTPRHCQRIIYKTLQMLSETLKPMITWPSRDEISRNLPKVFKGFEDVRVVVDCTEIFIQAPTKLCCQEVVYSNYKSSPTIKIMTGVSPGGLITFISKPFGGRASDTEIFSNCELINLLEVNDGVMCDRGFLIDELCARKNWKLIRPPFLKDKKQFSQSEAILTSQVAKARVHIERSNQRIKTFAVVGETMSVKLVPIIEDIFTVICATVNLSSPILKDDKFMQQ is encoded by the exons atggaactcattaaattaaaccctcgttcaaaaaataaaagtagagTTTATTGCGCTGTGAATGGTTGTGGTAGTAAATCCCatgaaaatttagaaatcAGTTTCCATGCTGTACCTAAACCTGGTAGTAGTTTTGTTTATGTTGAGAACTATTTTggagtaaaagaaaaaattgataggTTTAAAGCCTGGCAACgtgctttaaaattaaaagatacaAATCGCCATATGAGAGTGTGCTCGTTACATTTTAAGAGAagtgattttattttaccaG ATATCATAACAAAAAAGATGACGCTAAAAAAAACATGTGTTCCATCATGCAATTTGCCGACTTCTAGCAAATTATCAGCTCaagctgaaaaaataaaagaggcACGACATCAGCGTCGATTAAATCGGAGTTCGAAAAAAAAAGCAGACAAAAAACATACAAATATAAGTGAGGATTGTAATGTGGAAAATTTAGACAGTATTTTACCAGATAAAAGTGGTGAAGATCTTTTGAGTAATGATAATGTTGATGTACCATCTGAAAAATCCTGCATAGATTTCGGAGTTCAAGTGGAAACTGTATTTATTAAACCATCATTCCTGGATTTTATCAACACCGAGGAAAATTTACAAACAGCAACAGGAATTCAGTCGTATGAAATCTTGGATTTAATTGTTGAGCTGGTAAATGATAATTATGGACGGTGTTTATATAATAGTAAAATGAGCTTGAAGGATAAAATAGTCATGACGTACGTAAAGTTAAAACAGAATCTTTCGTACTCATTTctagcaataatttttaataattgcacACCGAGGCACTGTCAACGAATTATATACAAAACTTTGCAAATGTTAAGTGAAACATTAAAACCTATGATAACTTGGCCATCAAGAGATGAGATCTCTCGTAACTTACCAAAAGTATTTAAAGGTTTCGAAGACGTGAGGGTGGTTGTAGATTGCACTGAGATTTTCATACAAGCTCCAACTAAATTGTGTTGTCAGGAAGTTGTTTATTCAAACTATAAATCATCTCCAACGATCAAGATTATGACCGGAGTATCACCAGGAGGGCTGATAACGTTTATAAGTAAACCGTTTGGAGGAAGAGCTAGCGATACAGAAATATTTTCTAACtgtgaattaataaatttgttagaAGTCAATGATGGAGTTATGTGTGATCGAGGATTTTTAATAGACGAGCTTTGTGCTCGAAAAAATTGGAAACTTATAAGACCACCTTTCTTAAAAGATAAGAAACAATTTTCCCAAAGTGAAGCCATCCTCACCTCACAAGTTGCTAAAGCTCGAGTGCATATTGAAAGATCAAATCAACGAATCAAAACCTTTGCTGTGGTTGGTGAAACAATGTCGGTGAAACTGGTACCAATTATTGAAGATATTTTCACTGTTATCTGTGCAACAGTCAATCTCAGTTCGCCCATACTGAAAGATGATAAATTTAtgcaacaataa
- the LOC123265401 gene encoding uncharacterized protein LOC123265401 isoform X3: MLGMLMWQSDVMMIEFLSSLRRNMAELRSLDAADCPECSGPPPMFRLPPPPRPPFLKEGTFCSEAPLAELEDCGNIPLIDVSYHNIPSLQSTALIVTCAIVLLLTTTTVFVVFWKFLARPCFNIFGLSRVWQCLPTCCQTLEGPAASLIHAPLKETNDSRRAFVNQQPHPHQYRHYAVQHTDTAAMRTVNLQSDLTANHERFHYNCRSVSNNPHINNPRENNPQIKSPGRPSANSEHVMMLLSVAAQLTNKKPRFL; encoded by the exons ATGCTCGGCATGTTAATGTGGCAATCCGATGTGATGATGATAGAATTTTTAAG CTCATTAAGAAGAAATATGGCTGAATTAAGGTCACTGGACGCGGCTGACTGTCCAGAATGTTCAGGGCCTCCACCGATGTTCCGATTACCACCCCCGCCTCGGCCGCCCTTTCTTAAAGAGGGAACATTTTGTTCGGAGGCTCCATTAGCGGAGTTGGAGGATTGCGGTAATATTCCT cTCATTGATGTATCGTATCATAATATTCCATCGTTACAAAGCACAGCATTGATAGTAACATGCGCGATTGTTTTGCTTTTAACAACAACAACTGTTTTCGTCGTATTCTGGAA GTTTTTGGCACGTCCTTGCTTCAATATATTCGGACTGTCACGCGTATGGCAATGTTTGCCGACTTGCTGTCAAACATTGGAAGGTCCAGCAGCTAGTCTTATTCACGCGCCACTGAAAGAAACCAATGACTCAAGAAGAGCATTTGTCAATCAGCAGCCTCATCCTCATCAGTATCGTCATTATGCAGTTCAACACACAGATACTGCAGCAATGCGCACAGTTAATTTACAATCTGATTTAACTGCTAACCACGAACGATTCCACTACAATTGCCGGTCAGTAAGCAACAATCCCCACATTAATAATCCAAGAGAAAATAACCCTCAGATTAAATCACCCGGAAGACCATCAGCCAACAGTGAACATGTTATGATGCTTTTAAGCGTTGCAGcacaattaacaaataaaaaaccacgttttctgtaa